The genomic segment ATGCCCGGTAGAACCACTCGCTGAGGGCGGCACCCGTAAGTAGTGGGGGCAGAACTGCCACCGCCGCAGCAATAGCCACGATGATCGGGGTATAGTAGCCAGCAAAGGTATCCACGAAGCGCTGGGAGGGAGCACGTTTCCCCTGAGCCTCGCTCACCATTTGCAGGATGCGAGAGATTGTGTTGTCCTTGCTGAGCCGCGTCACGCGAATGATTAACGCGCCTTGACCGTTCACACTCCCCGCAAATACCCCGTGTCCCTGTTCCACATCCACAGGCACAGACTCACCAGTAATGTGTGCCTGATTGACTGCCGATCGGCCCTCAATGATTTCGCCGTCCATCGGGATTCTCTCGCCGGGCCGTACCAGGATGCGGTCGCCGACGCGGAGCGCCTCGACAGGTACGGTCTCCGTGTGGTCATTTCGGATGAGTGTGGCTGTTCGCGGGCTCAGGTCCATTAGAGAGCGGATGGTGCTGCGAGCGCGGTCCATTGTGTAAGCCTCCAGTGCGTTGCCCAGCGCGAAAAGGAAGATGACCACAGCTCCTTCGGTCCACTCGCCGATGAGCGTGGCTCCTATAGCAGCGATGGTCATGAGGGTGTTCATGTCTGGGCGGTGCGTGGTACGCAAGGCAACCCAACCGGCCTGTGCGGTGTAGAAACCCCCGGTTACCATGGCTAATAAGTAGGCAACGATGGAGGAGATCTCCGGCAGGCCGGAACGACCCAGCGCCCAACCAGTCAGCGCCAGTAGACCTGATATCACGGTTAGGAAGTCACGTCGCCGTCTCTTCCATAAGTCAGCCAAGTGCTTGCGTGAAGGAGCACGCTCCTGCGCAGGCACCCCGTGGCTCACTGAGAGGCTGTCATAGCCCGGTTTCCATGGGAACGACTCATCTGCTTCCACGCGGTAGCCGAGTTCATGGATTCGCTGGATGATGGAATCCCGCGGGACAACTTCGGCATCGTATTCTACCTGCAACGTGCCCGCCGCGAAGTTTACCTGTGCTTTTTGGACACCGTCCAGTTGGGTGACGGCTTGCTCTATGGTCTTGGCACAATCAGCGCAATCCATCCCGCCGACGCGTAGCATCTCGAGCTGGCCGGGTCGTCCAGATTTCGTTTTATTGGGATCCTTCTTAGCCATGGGCCACATGATCCAATCCTTGGCGGAAAAGTATCTCCACGTGCGCGTCGTCCAGCGAATAATAGGCCATGCGCCCCTCCTTCCGGCGTTTTAGCAGGCGCAACTGGCGCAAAAGGCGCAACTGATGTGATACTGCCGACTGGCTGGCGCCCACTGCCGCGGCAATGTCGCACACGCAGAGTTCCCCAACCGCGAGGGCGGAGATAATACGCACGCGCGCCGGATCGCTCAGCGCTTTGAACGTCTCGGCCAGTCTGGTTGCAGTGAGGCCATCCACCATCTGTGCTTCGGCAGCCTGCACTCTATCTTTATGGAT from the Chloroflexota bacterium genome contains:
- a CDS encoding helix-turn-helix transcriptional regulator, with protein sequence MPYRNEDRCEVVVIHKDRVQAAEAQMVDGLTATRLAETFKALSDPARVRIISALAVGELCVCDIAAAVGASQSAVSHQLRLLRQLRLLKRRKEGRMAYYSLDDAHVEILFRQGLDHVAHG